The following are encoded together in the Salvia hispanica cultivar TCC Black 2014 chromosome 6, UniMelb_Shisp_WGS_1.0, whole genome shotgun sequence genome:
- the LOC125195306 gene encoding RNA-binding protein FUS-like, protein MATINPFDLLDDDTEDPSLLAAQLKIEPKKAVVPPAKQPPQPKLPSKPLPPAQAVREAKAESARGGRGGGRGFGRGRGGHNREGASNGNSYGNREFSAPQGAPDKDGNSYERRGGYGAPRGSFRGGRRGGYTNGEAGEEVERPRRTFDRRSGTGRGNEMKREGSGRGNWGAPEDELAPSTEEAVDGDEKNLNVEKPPVEENTAVDGEKEAAKDENEEKEAEDKEMTLEEYEKVLEEKRKALVALKTEARKVDGKEFASMQQLTDKKANDEVFIKLGSENEKKKDLAEKEQKAKKSVSINEFLKPAEGERYHNPGGRGRGRGRGPRGGGYVGSNDRSGFQAPAIEDPGQFPTLGGKQGFAWFCCEMATINPFDLLGDDTEDPSLLAAQQKIEQKKTIAPPPKHAVQPKLPSKPVPPAQAVREAKYDSARGGGRGRGRGYARDGGARPNRDFANNENSYGNKEVFAAQGAPDEVDGRSSERRGGGYGGPRGSFSGGRRGGYSNGDSGEGDRDRTRRPLERRSGTGRGTEMKREGSGRGNWGMHTDELAQVTEEVGNEDEKNLNVEKPLGEEDAAENVEKEGTKEENEEKPEDKEMTLEEYEKLLEEKRKALLGLKSEERKVDAKEFESMQALSNKKANDDIFIKLGSEKDKKKELAEKEERAKKAVSINEFLKPAEGEKYYSPGGRGRGRGRGGRGGGFGGPSDRNTFQAPAIEDPGQFPTLGGK, encoded by the exons ATGGCGACTATAAACCCGTTTGATTTGCTGGAcgatgatacagaggatccCTCGCTGCTTGCTGCTCAGCTCAAGATCGAGCCGAAGAAAGCCGTAGTACCACCGGCCAAGCAGCCACCGCAGCCGAAGCTCCCATCGAAACCGCTCCCCCCGGCTCAGGCTG TCAGAGAAGCAAAAGCTGAATCTGCACGAGGTGGCCGTGGTGGTGGTCGTGGATTTGGCCGTGGTCGTGGAGGACACAATAGAGAGGGTGCCAGCAATGGAAATTCATATGGCAATAGGGAGTTCTCTGCTCCTCAGGGTGCACCTGACAAGGATGGGAATTCTTATGAAAGGCGGGGTGGCTATGGAGCACCCCGTGGTTCTTTCCGTGGTGGACGGAGAGGTGGTTACACCAATGGAGAAGCTGGAGAAGAAGTGGAGCGCCCTCGAAGGACATTTGATCGCCGTAGTGGAACTGGTCGTGG AAATGAGATGAAACGGGAAGGATCTGGTCGTGGAAACTGGGGAGCACCTGAAGATGAACTTGCACC ATCGACTGAGGAAGCTGTTGATGGAGATGAGAAAAACCTGAATGTGGAGAAGCCCCCTGTGGAGGAAAACACTGCAGTAGATGGAGAAAAGGAAGCTGCTAAAgatgaaaatgaagagaaagagGCTGAGGATaag GAGATGACATTGGAAGAATATGAGAAGGTTCTGGAGGAGAAAAGGAAGGCTCTGGTTGCTCTTAAAACTGAAGCAAGGAAGGTTGATGGAAAAGAGTTTGCCTCAATGCAACAGCTCACAGACAAGAAAGCTAATGATGAAGTCTTCATTAAATTG GGTTccgagaatgagaaaaagaaagatttaGCAGAGAAAGAACAAAAAGCTAAAAAG TCTGTCAGCATCAATGAATTCTTGAAGCCTGCTGAGGGAGAGAGGTACCACAACCCTGGTGGCCGTGGGAGGGGCCGAGGCCGTGGACCAAGAGGTGGAGGCTATGTTGGGTCCAATGACAGGAGTGGTTTCCAAGCACCAGCCATTGAAGATCCCGGGCAGTTCCCGACCTTGGGTGGCAAA CAAGGTTTTGCTTGGTTTTGTTGCGAGATGGCGACAATAAACCCGTTTGATCTTCTGGGTGACGATACCGAGGACCCCTCACTCCTCGCGGCTCAGCAGAAGATCGAGCAGAAGAAAACCATAGCACCACCGCCCAAGCATGCAGTGCAGCCGAAACTCCCCTCCAAGCCGGTACCCCCGGCTCAGGCTG TCCGAGAGGCAAAATACGATTCTGCCCGAGGAGGTGGACGAGGTCGAGGACGTGGATATGCTCGTGATGGTGGTGCACGTCCCAATAGAGACTTTGCCAACAATGAAAACTCATATGGCAATAAGGAAGTATTTGCTGCTCAGGGTGCACCTGACGAGGTTGATGGAAGATCATCTGAAAGGCGTGGCGGCGGCTATGGTGGACCCCGTGGTTCATTTTCTGGTGGCCGTCGAGGTGGTTACAGCAATGGAGATTCTGGGGAAGGAGACCGAGACCGCACTCGTAGGCCTCTCGAGCGCCGTAGTGGAACTGGCCGTGG AACTGAGATGAAACGAGAAGGGTCAGGTCGGGGAAACTGGGGAATGCATACTGATGAATTGGCACA AGTGACTGAGGAAGTCGGTAATGAAGATGAGAAAAATCTGAATGTGGAGAAGCCCTTGGGAGAGGAAGATGCTGCTGAAAATGTAGAAAAGGAAGGTACTAAAgaggaaaatgaagagaagCCTGAGGATAAG GAGATGACACTGGAAGAGTATGAGAAGCTTCTCGAGGAGAAAAGGAAGGCTTTGCTTGGTCTTAAATCTGAGGAAAGGAAGGTCGATGCAAAAGAATTTGAATCAATGCAAGCACTCTCAAACAAGAAAGCTAATGATGATATCTTCATTAAATTG GGCTCCGAGAAggataaaaagaaagagttggcagagaaagaagagagagctAAAAAG GCTGTCAGCATCAATGAATTCTTGAAACCTGCTGAGGGGGAGAAGTACTACAGCCCTGGCGGTCGTGGACGAGGTCGTGGCCGTGGCGGCAGAGGAGGAGGCTTCGGTGGGCCAAGTGACAGGAACACTTTCCAAGCACCAGCCATCGAAGACCCTGGGCAGTTCCCTACCTTGGGTGGTAAATGA
- the LOC125192224 gene encoding blue copper protein-like, with translation MKMGRAIALLFVVVISLAAAQRPTPDQPVSHFVGDAHGWDTGINYVKWSKDQLFYVGDFLVFKYWAITHAVDEVRADDYKNCLTDNIISSDQTSPTNFSLVIPGIRYFICPKSDHCSQGMKLAINVVDPNTTKGSAPARVGGGKTFMLALSIVVGAMLGVRI, from the exons atgaaaatgggtAGAGCCATTGCCCTCCTCTTTGTGGTTGTGATATCTCTAGCGGCAGCGCAGCGGCCGACACCGGACCAGCCGGTGTCGCACTTCGTCGGCGACGCTCACGGCTGGGATACCGGTATCAACTACGTCAAGTGGTCAAAGGACCAACTCTTTTATGTTGGTGACTTCCTTG TGTTCAAATACTGGGCCATTACCCATGCCGTGGACGAAGTAAGGGCAGATGACTACAAAAACTGCCTCACTGACAACATCATCAGCTCCGACCAAACCAGCCCCACCAACTTCTCCCTCGTCATCCCCGGCATCCGCTACTTCATCTGCCCCAAGTCCGACCACTGCAGCCAGGGGATGAAACTAGCCATCAACGTCGTCGATCCCAACACCACCAAAGGCAGTGCCCCCGCTAGAGTTGGCGGCGGGAAGACCTTCATGCTTGCTTTGTCTATTGTTGTTGGAGCCATGTTGGGAGTCAGGATCTAA
- the LOC125196603 gene encoding ELMO domain-containing protein C-like isoform X2, which translates to MDDRGGEGGSFVAVRRGLHQGTACHSTGSSAWLGRGLSCVCAQRRDFEDHPSFELTPAQEECLHRLQNRINIGYDSSNPEHQEALKALWHAAFPEEQLHGLMSEQWKEMGWQGKDPSTDFRGGGFISLENLLYFARHFPDLLQKKEGDRAMWEYPFAVAGVNITFMLIQMLDFEAVKPRTLVGATFLKLLTDNESAFDLLYCIAFKLMDHKWLDMHASYMDFNTVMKATRHQLEMELLQEDIVRLEDLPSYNLLSR; encoded by the exons ATGGATGAcagaggaggagaaggaggatCGTTTGTGGCGGTGCGCCGAGGACTCCATCAAGGAACTGCCTGTCATTCTACTG GATCTTCTGCGTGGCTAGGCAGAGGCCTTTCGTGTGTTTGTGCTCAAAGAAGAGATTTTGAGGATCATCCATCATTTGAGTTGACGCCCGCACAG GAAGAATGTTTACACAGACTACAGAACCGGATAAATATTGGTTATGATAGTTCTAACCCTGAGCACCAG GAAGCTCTAAAGGCATTGTGGCATGCTGCCTTTCCCGAAGAGCAACTACACGGGTTAATGTCAGAACAGTGGAAGGAGATGGGTTGGCAGGGGAAAGATCCATCGACAGATTTTAG GGGCGGTGGTTTCATATCGTTGGAAAATTTGTTATACTTTGCAAGGCACTTTCCT GATCTTCTTCAGAAGAAAGAGGGTGATAGGGCAATGTGGGAATATCCCTTTGCCGTAGCTGGTGTCAATATCACATTCATGCTTATTCAGATGCTTGACTTTGAAGCAG TAAAGCCCAGAACACTTGTGGGAGCAACCTTTTTGAAGTTGCTTACAG ATAATGAATCAGCTTTCGACCTTCTGTATTGCATCGCGTTCAAGCTAATGGACCATAAATGGCTCGACATGCATGCTTCGTACATGGATTTCAAC ACTGTGATGAAAGCTACTCGCCATCAGTTGGAGATGGAGCTTCTCCAAGAAGACATTGTACGCCTCGAGGACCTGCCCTCTTATAACCTTCTTAGTCGGTAA
- the LOC125196603 gene encoding ELMO domain-containing protein C-like isoform X1 — MDDRGGEGGSFVAVRRGLHQGTACHSTGSSAWLGRGLSCVCAQRRDFEDHPSFELTPAQEECLHRLQNRINIGYDSSNPEHQEALKALWHAAFPEEQLHGLMSEQWKEMGWQGKDPSTDFRGGGFISLENLLYFARHFPKSFQDLLQKKEGDRAMWEYPFAVAGVNITFMLIQMLDFEAVKPRTLVGATFLKLLTDNESAFDLLYCIAFKLMDHKWLDMHASYMDFNTVMKATRHQLEMELLQEDIVRLEDLPSYNLLSR, encoded by the exons ATGGATGAcagaggaggagaaggaggatCGTTTGTGGCGGTGCGCCGAGGACTCCATCAAGGAACTGCCTGTCATTCTACTG GATCTTCTGCGTGGCTAGGCAGAGGCCTTTCGTGTGTTTGTGCTCAAAGAAGAGATTTTGAGGATCATCCATCATTTGAGTTGACGCCCGCACAG GAAGAATGTTTACACAGACTACAGAACCGGATAAATATTGGTTATGATAGTTCTAACCCTGAGCACCAG GAAGCTCTAAAGGCATTGTGGCATGCTGCCTTTCCCGAAGAGCAACTACACGGGTTAATGTCAGAACAGTGGAAGGAGATGGGTTGGCAGGGGAAAGATCCATCGACAGATTTTAG GGGCGGTGGTTTCATATCGTTGGAAAATTTGTTATACTTTGCAAGGCACTTTCCT AAATCTTTTCAGGATCTTCTTCAGAAGAAAGAGGGTGATAGGGCAATGTGGGAATATCCCTTTGCCGTAGCTGGTGTCAATATCACATTCATGCTTATTCAGATGCTTGACTTTGAAGCAG TAAAGCCCAGAACACTTGTGGGAGCAACCTTTTTGAAGTTGCTTACAG ATAATGAATCAGCTTTCGACCTTCTGTATTGCATCGCGTTCAAGCTAATGGACCATAAATGGCTCGACATGCATGCTTCGTACATGGATTTCAAC ACTGTGATGAAAGCTACTCGCCATCAGTTGGAGATGGAGCTTCTCCAAGAAGACATTGTACGCCTCGAGGACCTGCCCTCTTATAACCTTCTTAGTCGGTAA
- the LOC125196603 gene encoding ELMO domain-containing protein C-like isoform X3 yields MDDRGGEGGSFVAVRRGLHQGTACHSTGSSAWLGRGLSCVCAQRRDFEDHPSFELTPAQEALKALWHAAFPEEQLHGLMSEQWKEMGWQGKDPSTDFRGGGFISLENLLYFARHFPKSFQDLLQKKEGDRAMWEYPFAVAGVNITFMLIQMLDFEAVKPRTLVGATFLKLLTDNESAFDLLYCIAFKLMDHKWLDMHASYMDFNTVMKATRHQLEMELLQEDIVRLEDLPSYNLLSR; encoded by the exons ATGGATGAcagaggaggagaaggaggatCGTTTGTGGCGGTGCGCCGAGGACTCCATCAAGGAACTGCCTGTCATTCTACTG GATCTTCTGCGTGGCTAGGCAGAGGCCTTTCGTGTGTTTGTGCTCAAAGAAGAGATTTTGAGGATCATCCATCATTTGAGTTGACGCCCGCACAG GAAGCTCTAAAGGCATTGTGGCATGCTGCCTTTCCCGAAGAGCAACTACACGGGTTAATGTCAGAACAGTGGAAGGAGATGGGTTGGCAGGGGAAAGATCCATCGACAGATTTTAG GGGCGGTGGTTTCATATCGTTGGAAAATTTGTTATACTTTGCAAGGCACTTTCCT AAATCTTTTCAGGATCTTCTTCAGAAGAAAGAGGGTGATAGGGCAATGTGGGAATATCCCTTTGCCGTAGCTGGTGTCAATATCACATTCATGCTTATTCAGATGCTTGACTTTGAAGCAG TAAAGCCCAGAACACTTGTGGGAGCAACCTTTTTGAAGTTGCTTACAG ATAATGAATCAGCTTTCGACCTTCTGTATTGCATCGCGTTCAAGCTAATGGACCATAAATGGCTCGACATGCATGCTTCGTACATGGATTTCAAC ACTGTGATGAAAGCTACTCGCCATCAGTTGGAGATGGAGCTTCTCCAAGAAGACATTGTACGCCTCGAGGACCTGCCCTCTTATAACCTTCTTAGTCGGTAA